GCCAGTATCATTAAATTTTTAGTGCCCAGTATCGCGATTGTTTCCCTACTTTACACCGCCCCTTCAATGAGTAATATTCAGTTAAATTTAACCAGCAAGGAAGCGTGGGTGCAAATATTTACAGCCCTCTCTGCGGGTGGTGTTGCGTTTGCTTTTACCGGCTTTCAAAATGGCTTAATGCTCGCTGGCGAGGTACAAAATCCGCAGCGCAATATCCCAATAGCAATTCTAGGTGCTGTGCTTATTGGTTTTGTCTTGTATTTTATGCTGCAGCTCAGTTTTCTGGCGGCCATTCCCCAATCTTATTTAAGCCAGGGCTGGCAAAATTTAAGCTTCCCAGGTGAAAGTGGCCCCTTGGTCGGACTAACCTTATTACTTGGTTTAGGCGTAGTCGCTATGTTGCTAATGTTTGATGCAGCTTTCTCACCCTTTGGCACCACTCTAGTCTACACTGCTGCAACATCACGAATCCTTTATGGCATGAGCTTAAACAATCACTTACCCAAATTATTCACTAAACTAAATCGTCACAAAATTCCTTACATTACTCTTTATGCCAATCTTTTTGTAGGTATGTTATCTTTCTTGCCCTTCCCAGGATGGCAAAAGATGGTCGCCTTTCTCTCTTCCTGCAGTATCTTATCCTATGGCATTGGTCCCATTTGTTTGTTAGCAATGCGCAAGTTACAACCCCATCGCGAAAGGCCTTTTAAACTTTCAGCCAGCCTCTTCTTTTGCCATGCTGCATTTTATGCTTGCAATCTGATGCTATATTGGTGTGGTTTTGATATTTTATGGAAATTGGATTTAGCAT
The genomic region above belongs to Legionella micdadei and contains:
- a CDS encoding APC family permease → MLKRDISRTNVLIAAAGGMIGSGWLFSPFISAQMAGANALVSWIIASVFMLFIALPLCELGAMFPISGGMTNYPSFTHGNDVGFLFAWTSWLSYVVMTPIEIQAILQYSSHFFPSLVSKEAATFTLSGIGYVVAMGIMLFVVLLNSYGIKMLAECNKIASIIKFLVPSIAIVSLLYTAPSMSNIQLNLTSKEAWVQIFTALSAGGVAFAFTGFQNGLMLAGEVQNPQRNIPIAILGAVLIGFVLYFMLQLSFLAAIPQSYLSQGWQNLSFPGESGPLVGLTLLLGLGVVAMLLMFDAAFSPFGTTLVYTAATSRILYGMSLNNHLPKLFTKLNRHKIPYITLYANLFVGMLSFLPFPGWQKMVAFLSSCSILSYGIGPICLLAMRKLQPHRERPFKLSASLFFCHAAFYACNLMLYWCGFDILWKLDLALLVGFVINLSYQKRSITHCSPSLYWFAFYMISMLIISYLGAFGGIHRLEFPIDIIIILPLSIIVLHFSQYVLVDSKAHEELTSSMVLSEATEG